A region of Myxococcus stipitatus DSM 14675 DNA encodes the following proteins:
- the rpsS gene encoding 30S ribosomal protein S19, with amino-acid sequence MARSIKKGPFVDDFLVKRIEDMIKTNKKTVVKTWSRRSTILPEFVGHTFAVHNGKKFIPVFVTENMVGHKLGEFAPTRTFGGHSAEKKVAKAPGK; translated from the coding sequence AGGGTCCGTTCGTCGACGACTTCCTCGTGAAGAGAATCGAGGACATGATCAAGACGAACAAGAAGACTGTCGTGAAGACGTGGTCCCGCCGCTCCACCATCCTGCCGGAGTTCGTGGGTCACACCTTCGCGGTGCACAACGGGAAGAAGTTCATCCCGGTGTTCGTCACGGAGAACATGGTCGGCCACAAGCTCGGCGAGTTCGCCCCGACGCGTACGTTCGGTGGACACTCGGCGGAGAAGAAGGTCGCCAAGGCCCCGGGCAAGTAG